The proteins below are encoded in one region of Centropristis striata isolate RG_2023a ecotype Rhode Island chromosome 12, C.striata_1.0, whole genome shotgun sequence:
- the kdm3b gene encoding lysine-specific demethylase 3B isoform X1 — MGDPLELIGKRLLLLLNDGRSANGSEPEQAAWSRDWLRGTVRAVSVMGLPAPEVSGGEATTTTTAAGLTVFVEFENASQRCSWVQVYDDGVKAVLVEDYIVWASRSDGTETAGAPASATTWPALVFRSLVDRVGFGSLVAVEFFGNKNFEFLPDNKTVQRFEVDKDLRHPLLLEQPSLQTAISSWRTDFELQEIFRKGSYTIQGRRVRVYQPEFEECWASGLVSQHDPISHIMEITLDKGEENQMVDPRVIHVMLAEEELGKNGRRRKDSETMKGDSGRRRRTASEGEDDLNLKRFKGAGDTGADGQNCGDSNKTPAEGMGIWGGDSGERVSSTTKNGSSSEGTFPHGRVSSPNTNSSLQMDQSNATPPRYPASVKENGRSLSTQGAADSTTAVAHTPTPPPLKPAPSPFSTTSFPSLGQMPSLVPGAPAPKASPSPQPDRDEASQTAYSKTAALVSPGPVTISWSHDSGPSVALSASVGFSPKAPTWGSQTEGSKTASGFRLPQTGPTASVFGDVTSQTNGAPTTTTTSQDTPRPFGFGFGGAKSETQTQKDQNLFFQCMTQNSGSSTSLAAGQTQSKDTNYFTTVSESLSKEPPSLFKSATSTEGLKKPEQPKVPETHSTGNGVLNKSSSAFQGMGGSAGGRGSGLSIGGLAAASGAQSTSKKSSNNGTSVGGLGPFGFNTSDSHQNLFLQASSKEPANPFLAYGDKTSHTSFAGLSGAEPQTLGPATDSKPNLFTMAEAPKGILSSPFPATAASPSSSSSPAQTSSQKSQSEGTVTKEEQDVGERPTSTSGCSMFGSTGHGGMEEVPLSFDQNQSQKFSLEERGQSSKRDSDSSSNSDLSDLSENEEGPEKGQIPGGPPLPAKEAAMLQKAKVQGAAKSRPRNKPFKVGQSVLKDQSKVRRLKQSGESFLQDGSCINVAPHLHKCRECRLERYRKYRTADEDSDNDDDPNVSCRFFHFRRLAFTRKGVLRVEGFLSPQQSDAMAMGLWLPAPAVQEGLDLDTSKYILANVGDQFCQLVMSEKEAMMMVEPHQKVAWKRAVRGVREMCDVCETTLFNIHWVCRKCGFGVCLDCYRLRRNRPREDVDEGPEDEVFAWLKCAKGQPHEPQNLMPTQIIPGTALYNIGDMVHSARGKWGIKANCPCTSRHTKPLVRPSAPNGISQPSTTSSSGILAAATPGVSNTPKSEGEASAIKTETTQTAAPSDSGGGESVGSTSNSTSGTSSPCNLPQSSAKESRSSGEGNSSALHWLADLATQKAKDDTKVPESGSLRSMMSRDSRPPFGLDSLSALSKPSASSPKLFNSLLLGSSMAQSKPEGSSLRDLLNSGPGKLPQGPGESGVPFPSVFTSAGSDKLKSSLPNFLDHIIASVVETKKAEGRRTGASESGELGVLGSRKDGVMGLSVLEPHTSHSWLCDGRLLCLQDPSNGNNWKIFRECWKQGQPVLVSGIHKTLNGDLWRPDAFSREFGDQDVDLVNCRNCAIISDVKVREFWDGFEIISKRLQDSDGQPMVLKLKDWPPGEDFRDMMPTRFDDLMDKLPLPEYTKRDGRLNLAARLPNFFVRPDLGPKMYNAYGLTSSEDRKVGTTNLHLDVSDAVNVMVYVGIPQIEGDPEQEADIDGKKEVMTTIEEGDVDEMTKRRVYEGKEKPGALWHIYAAKDAEKIRELLRKVGEEQGQENPPDHDPIHDQSWYLDQALRRRLYEEYGVQGWAIVQFLGDAVFIPAGAPHQVHNLYSCIKAAEDFVSPEHVKHCFRLTQEFRHLSTTHTNHEDKLQVKNIIYHAVKDAVGTLKAHEPKLARP, encoded by the exons ATGGGGGACCCTCTAGAACTGATAGGGAAGCGCCTGCTTTTGCTCCTCAACGACGGCAGATCGGCGAATGGATCGGAGCCGGAGCAGGCAGCCTGGAGCCGGGACTGGCTCCGGGGGACGGTGCGGGCAGTGAGCGTCATGGGCCTGCCCGCTCCGGAGGTTAGCGGAGGAGAGGCGACAACAACAACCACCGCTGCAGGGCTCACG GTATTTGTGGAGTTTGAGAATGCCTCGCAGCGGTGTTCTTGGGTGCAGGTGTATGATGACGGAGTAAAGGCAGTTTTGGTGGAAGACTACATTGTGTGGGCCAGTCGGAGTGACGGTACTGAGACTGCTGGAGCTCCAGCATCAGCTACAACCTGGCCTGCTCTG GTCTTCCGCTCCCTGGTGGACAGAGTGGGTTTCGGATCGTTGGTTGCTGTGGAGTTTTTTGGAAATAAGAATTTTGAGTTCCTGCCTGATAATAAAACTGTCCAGAGGTTTGAG GTTGATAAAGACTTAAGACACCCTTTGCTGTTGGAGCAGCCTTCCCTGCAGACTGCCATCTCCAGCTGGCGTACCGACTTTGAACTGCAGGAGATCTTCAGGAAGG GTTCATACACTATTCAAGGACGCAGGGTTCGCGTGTACCAACCTGAGTTTGAGGAGTGCTGGGCCTCAGGACTGGTCTCACAGCACGACCCTATCTCACACATTATGGAGATTACCCTAGATAAG GGAGAAGAAAACCAGATGGTAGATCCTCGTGTGATACATGTCATGCtggcagaggaggag CTTGGTAAGAATGGGCGGCGAAGGAAGGACAGTGAAACAATGAAAGGTGACAGTGGACGCAGACGTAGGACTGCCTCCGAAGGTGAGGATGACTTGAACTTGAAACGTTTTAAAGGAGCGGGAGATACAGGAGCTGATGGGCAAAACTGTGGTGATTCCAACAAAACTCCAGCTGAAGGGATGGGAATTTGGGGTGGAGACTCTGGAGAAAGAGTCAGCAGCACAACCAAAAACGGAAGCTCTTCAGAAGGAACCTTTCCTCATGGCAGGGTGTCATCCCCCAACACCAATTCCTCACTCCAGATGGATCAATCGAACGCTACTCCTCCTCGTTATCCTGCCAGCGTCAAGGAAAATGGTCGCTCACTCTCCACACAAGGGGCAGCGGATTCCACCACTGCCGTAGCTCACACCcccacccctcctcccctcAAACCAGCCCCCTCTCCCTTCTCCACCACATCTTTCCCCTCACTAGGCCAAATGCCAAGCCTGGTCCCTGGAGCTCCAGCCCCCAAGGCCTCCCCATCCCCCCAGCCAGACCGAGATGAGGCCTCCCAAACAGCTTATTCCAAAACAGCTGCTCTTGTTTCCCCGGGGCCTGTCACCATTTCGTGGTCACATGACAGTGGCCCAAGTGTGGCGCTTTCTGCTTCTGTGGGTTTTAGTCCTAAAGCCCCCACCTGGGGAAGCCAGACTGAG ggcTCTAAAACGGCATCAGGTTTTCGTTTGCCCCAGACCGGGCCCACAGCTTCTGTATTTGGAGATGTTACCTCTCAGACCAACGGAGCTCCTACCACTACCACAACCTCCCAGGACACTCCCAGGCCCTTTGGCTTCGGCTTTGGTGGAGCAAAAAGTGAAACTCAAACCCAGAAAGACCAAAACTTGTTTTTCCAGTGCATGACCCAGAATTCGGGTTCCAGCACAAGCCTAGCTGCTGGTCAGACCCAGTCCAAGGACACCAATTACTTCACCACAGTGTCTGAGAGCCTGAGTAAAGAGCCCCCAAGCCTTTTCAAATCTGCAACCTCCACTGAAGGGCTGAAAAAGCCCGAGCAGCCCAAAGTGCCTGAGACCCATTCAACTGGAAATGGTGTGCTCAACAAATCGTCATCGGCCTTCCAGGGCATGGGTGGTTCTGCAGGAGGAAGAGGCTCTGGTCTAAGTATTGGTGGTCTTGCTGCAGCCTCTGGAGCTCAAAGCACTTCTAAGAAGAGCAGTAATAATGGGACTTCTGTTGGGGGCTTAGGGCCGTTTGGTTTTAATACTTCAGATAGCCACCAGAACCTTTTTCTGCAGGCCTCCTCCAAAGAGCCCGCTAATCCATTTCTAGCCTATGGGGACAAAACCTCACACACCTCCTTTGCTGGCCTCAGTGGGGCTGAGCCACAGACCCTTGGTCCTGCCACGGACAGCAAGCCAAACCTGTTCACCATGGCAGAGGCACCGAAGGGGATTCTATCTTCCCCTTTCCCAGCAACAGCTGCTTCACCcagctcttcctcctctccagcACAAACCTCATCACAGAAGTCACAGAGTGAGGGGACTGTGACAAAAGAGGAGCAAGATGTTGGGGAGAGGCCTACATCCACCTCAGGCTGTTCAATGTTTGGAAGCACTGGCCACGGTGGAATGGAGGAAGtccctctgtcctttgaccaGAACCAGTCTCAGAAGTTTTCCCTGGAGGAAAGAGGCCAATCGTCCAAACGTGACTCTGACTCTAGCAGCAACAGTGACCTGTCAGACCTGAGTGAGAATGAGGAGGGCCCAGAGAAAGGCCAGATCCCAGGAGGACCACCACTCCCTGCCAAGGAGGCGGCCATGTTGCAGAAAGCAAAAGTCCAAGGGGCTGCTAAGAGCCGTCCACGTAACAAGCCTTTCAAAG TGGGTCAGTCTGTACTAAAAGACCAGAGCAAAGTGCGTCGTCTGAAGCAGTCTGGTGAGTCCTTTCTCCAGGACGGCTCCTGCATCAACGTGGCCCCTCACTTGCACAAGTGCCGTGAGTGCCGTCTGGAACGCTACCGTAAATATCGTACTGCAGATGAAGACAGCGATAATGACGACGACCCTAATGTGTCTTGTCGGTTCTTCCACTTCAGAAG GTTGGCTTTCACTCGTAAGGGTGTACTGCGTGTAGAAGGCTTCCTGAGCCCTCAGCAGAGCGATGCCATGGCCATGGGTCTGTGGTTACCTGCACCAGCTGTCCAAGAGGGCCTTGACCTCGACACATCTAAGTACATCCTGGCCAATGTGGGAGACCAGTTCTGTCAGTTGGTCATGTCTGAGAAGGAGGCCATGATGATGGTGGAGCCTCACC AGAAAGTGGCTTGGAAACGTGCCGTACGAGGTGTCAGAGAAATGTGTGACGTGTGTGAGACCACTCTGTTCAACATCCACTGGGTGTGTCGCAAGTGTGGCTTTGGAGTGTGTCTGGACTGCTATCGGCTGCGCAGAAACAGGCCAAGGGAAG ATGTAGATGAAGGTCCGGAGGATGAGGTTTTCGCTTGGTTAAAGTGTGCTAAAGGACAACCTCATGAGCCACAGAACCTTATGCCTACACAGATTATACCTGGGACAG CTCTTTACAACATAGGTGACATGGTGCATTCAGCGAGAGGCAAGTGGGGTATTAAGGCCAATTGTCCTTGTACCAGTCGACACACCAAGCCTCTTGTACGCCCCAGTGCCCCCAATGGGATTTCACAG CCGTCTACAACCAGCAGTAGTGGCATCCTCGCAGCTGCAACACCTGGTGTAAGCAACACCCCTAAATCAGAGGGAGAAGCATCAGCGATCAAAACAGAAACTACGCAAACAGCAGCACCATCAGACAGTGGGGGAGGAGAAAGCGTGGGCAGCACCAGTAACTCCACCAGTGGTACGTCATCCCCCTGTAACCTCCCCCAGTCCTCGGCCAAGGAGTCACGCTCATCAGGAGAGGGCAACAGCTCTGCTCTGCACTGGCTGGCAGACTTGGCCACACAGAAAGCCAAGGATGACACCAAGG TTCCAGAATCCGGTTCACTTCGCTCCATGATGAGTCGAGACAGCCGGCCTCCCTTTGGCCTGGACTCACTCAGTGCCCTGTCAAAGCCTTCTGCTTCCAGTCCTAAGCTATTTAACAGTCTGTTACTGGGCTCCAGCATGGCCCAGTCCAAACCTGAGGGGTCCAGTCTCCGGGACCTGCTCAACTCCGGACCTGGAAAACTCCCCCAGGGGCCCGGAGAGAGCGGGGTGCCATTCCCTTCTGTCTTTACCTCAGCAGGC AGTGACAAACTGAAGAGCAGCCTTCCGAACTTCCTGGATCACATCATCGCCTCGGTTGTAGAGACCAAGAAGGCAGAAGGTCGCCGGACCGGGGCCTCTGAGAGCGGCGAGCTCGGTGTGTTGGGGAGCCGCAAAGACGGAGTAATGGGTCTCAGTGTTTTGGAACCACATACCTCACACTCCTGGCTCTGTGATGGACGACTCCTCTGCCTACAGGATCCGAGCAACGGCAACAACTGGAAGATCTTCAGAGAGTGCTGGAAGCAGGGACAA CCCGTGTTGGTGTCAGGGATACATAAAACCCTAAATGGTGATTTGTGGCGGCCTGATGCCTTCAGTAGGGAGTTTGGAGACCAAGATGTTGACCTGGTCAACTGTAGAAACTGTGCGATCATCTCTGATGTGAAGGTGCGAGAATTCTGGGACGGCTTTGAGATCATCTCCA AGCGACTGCAAGATAGTGACGGCCAGCCCATGGTGTTAAAATTAAAGGATTGGCCTCCTGGTGAAGACTTCAGGGACATGATGCCCACACG GTTTGACGATCTGATGGATAAGCTTCCCTTGCCTGAGTACACAAAGAGAGATGGTCGATTAAACCTAGCCGCCCGGCTACCCAACTTTTTTGTGCGTCCTGACCTTGGACCTAAGATGTACAACGCCTATG GCCTGACCTCATCTGAGGACAGGAAGGTGGGAACCACTAATCTCCATCTGGATGTGTCTGATGCTGTCAACGTCATGGTCTATGTTGGCATCCCTCAAATAGAGGGAGACCCGGAGCAAG AGGCAGATATCGatggaaaaaaag AGGTCATGACCACCATTGAGGAGGGAGATGTGGATGAAATGACAAAGAGGAGGGTGTACGAGGGAAAGGAGAAACCTGGAGCTCTCTGGCACATCTATGCCGCCAAGGACGCAGAGAAGATCAGAGAGCTGCTCCGCAAG GTGGGAGAGGAGCAGGGTCAAGAGAACCCTCCAGACCACGACCCTATTCATGACCAGAGCTGGTACCTGGACCAGGCGCTCCGTCGCAGGCTCTATGAAGAATATGGCGTCCAGGGTTGGGCGATTGTACAGTTCTTAGGAGATGCCGTATTTATCCCTGCTGGAGCTCCACACCAG gtgCACAACCTGTACAGCTGCATCAAGGCAGCAGAGGACTTTGTGTCTCCTGAGCATGTTAAACACTGTTTCAGACTGACCCAGGAGTTCAGACATCTGTCCACTACTCATACAAACCATGAAGACAAGCTACAG gTGAAGAACATCATCTATCACGCAGTGAAGGACGCTGTTGGGACACTGAAGGCTCATGAACCTAAATTAGCACGCCCTTAG
- the kdm3b gene encoding lysine-specific demethylase 3B isoform X2, producing the protein MGDPLELIGKRLLLLLNDGRSANGSEPEQAAWSRDWLRGTVRAVSVMGLPAPEVSGGEATTTTTAAGLTVFVEFENASQRCSWVQVYDDGVKAVLVEDYIVWASRSDGTETAGAPASATTWPALVFRSLVDRVGFGSLVAVEFFGNKNFEFLPDNKTVQRFEVDKDLRHPLLLEQPSLQTAISSWRTDFELQEIFRKGSYTIQGRRVRVYQPEFEECWASGLVSQHDPISHIMEITLDKGEENQMVDPRVIHVMLAEEELGKNGRRRKDSETMKGDSGRRRRTASEGEDDLNLKRFKGAGDTGADGQNCGDSNKTPAEGMGIWGGDSGERVSSTTKNGSSSEGTFPHGRVSSPNTNSSLQMDQSNATPPRYPASVKENGRSLSTQGAADSTTAVAHTPTPPPLKPAPSPFSTTSFPSLGQMPSLVPGAPAPKASPSPQPDRDEASQTAYSKTAALVSPGPVTISWSHDSGPSVALSASVGFSPKAPTWGSQTEGSKTASGFRLPQTGPTASVFGDVTSQTNGAPTTTTTSQDTPRPFGFGFGGAKSETQTQKDQNLFFQCMTQNSGSSTSLAAGQTQSKDTNYFTTVSESLSKEPPSLFKSATSTEGLKKPEQPKVPETHSTGNGVLNKSSSAFQGMGGSAGGRGSGLSIGGLAAASGAQSTSKKSSNNGTSVGGLGPFGFNTSDSHQNLFLQASSKEPANPFLAYGDKTSHTSFAGLSGAEPQTLGPATDSKPNLFTMAEAPKGILSSPFPATAASPSSSSSPAQTSSQKSQSEGTVTKEEQDVGERPTSTSGCSMFGSTGHGGMEEVPLSFDQNQSQKFSLEERGQSSKRDSDSSSNSDLSDLSENEEGPEKGQIPGGPPLPAKEAAMLQKAKVQGAAKSRPRNKPFKVGQSVLKDQSKVRRLKQSGESFLQDGSCINVAPHLHKCRECRLERYRKYRTADEDSDNDDDPNVSCRFFHFRRLAFTRKGVLRVEGFLSPQQSDAMAMGLWLPAPAVQEGLDLDTSKYILANVGDQFCQLVMSEKEAMMMVEPHQKVAWKRAVRGVREMCDVCETTLFNIHWVCRKCGFGVCLDCYRLRRNRPREDVDEGPEDEVFAWLKCAKGQPHEPQNLMPTQIIPGTALYNIGDMVHSARGKWGIKANCPCTSRHTKPLVRPSAPNGISQPSTTSSSGILAAATPGVSNTPKSEGEASAIKTETTQTAAPSDSGGGESVGSTSNSTSGTSSPCNLPQSSAKESRSSGEGNSSALHWLADLATQKAKDDTKVPESGSLRSMMSRDSRPPFGLDSLSALSKPSASSPKLFNSLLLGSSMAQSKPEGSSLRDLLNSGPGKLPQGPGESGVPFPSVFTSAGSDKLKSSLPNFLDHIIASVVETKKAEGRRTGASESGELGVLGSRKDGVMGLSVLEPHTSHSWLCDGRLLCLQDPSNGNNWKIFRECWKQGQPVLVSGIHKTLNGDLWRPDAFSREFGDQDVDLVNCRNCAIISDVKVREFWDGFEIISKRLQDSDGQPMVLKLKDWPPGEDFRDMMPTRFDDLMDKLPLPEYTKRDGRLNLAARLPNFFVRPDLGPKMYNAYGLTSSEDRKVGTTNLHLDVSDAVNVMVYVGIPQIEGDPEQEVMTTIEEGDVDEMTKRRVYEGKEKPGALWHIYAAKDAEKIRELLRKVGEEQGQENPPDHDPIHDQSWYLDQALRRRLYEEYGVQGWAIVQFLGDAVFIPAGAPHQVHNLYSCIKAAEDFVSPEHVKHCFRLTQEFRHLSTTHTNHEDKLQVKNIIYHAVKDAVGTLKAHEPKLARP; encoded by the exons ATGGGGGACCCTCTAGAACTGATAGGGAAGCGCCTGCTTTTGCTCCTCAACGACGGCAGATCGGCGAATGGATCGGAGCCGGAGCAGGCAGCCTGGAGCCGGGACTGGCTCCGGGGGACGGTGCGGGCAGTGAGCGTCATGGGCCTGCCCGCTCCGGAGGTTAGCGGAGGAGAGGCGACAACAACAACCACCGCTGCAGGGCTCACG GTATTTGTGGAGTTTGAGAATGCCTCGCAGCGGTGTTCTTGGGTGCAGGTGTATGATGACGGAGTAAAGGCAGTTTTGGTGGAAGACTACATTGTGTGGGCCAGTCGGAGTGACGGTACTGAGACTGCTGGAGCTCCAGCATCAGCTACAACCTGGCCTGCTCTG GTCTTCCGCTCCCTGGTGGACAGAGTGGGTTTCGGATCGTTGGTTGCTGTGGAGTTTTTTGGAAATAAGAATTTTGAGTTCCTGCCTGATAATAAAACTGTCCAGAGGTTTGAG GTTGATAAAGACTTAAGACACCCTTTGCTGTTGGAGCAGCCTTCCCTGCAGACTGCCATCTCCAGCTGGCGTACCGACTTTGAACTGCAGGAGATCTTCAGGAAGG GTTCATACACTATTCAAGGACGCAGGGTTCGCGTGTACCAACCTGAGTTTGAGGAGTGCTGGGCCTCAGGACTGGTCTCACAGCACGACCCTATCTCACACATTATGGAGATTACCCTAGATAAG GGAGAAGAAAACCAGATGGTAGATCCTCGTGTGATACATGTCATGCtggcagaggaggag CTTGGTAAGAATGGGCGGCGAAGGAAGGACAGTGAAACAATGAAAGGTGACAGTGGACGCAGACGTAGGACTGCCTCCGAAGGTGAGGATGACTTGAACTTGAAACGTTTTAAAGGAGCGGGAGATACAGGAGCTGATGGGCAAAACTGTGGTGATTCCAACAAAACTCCAGCTGAAGGGATGGGAATTTGGGGTGGAGACTCTGGAGAAAGAGTCAGCAGCACAACCAAAAACGGAAGCTCTTCAGAAGGAACCTTTCCTCATGGCAGGGTGTCATCCCCCAACACCAATTCCTCACTCCAGATGGATCAATCGAACGCTACTCCTCCTCGTTATCCTGCCAGCGTCAAGGAAAATGGTCGCTCACTCTCCACACAAGGGGCAGCGGATTCCACCACTGCCGTAGCTCACACCcccacccctcctcccctcAAACCAGCCCCCTCTCCCTTCTCCACCACATCTTTCCCCTCACTAGGCCAAATGCCAAGCCTGGTCCCTGGAGCTCCAGCCCCCAAGGCCTCCCCATCCCCCCAGCCAGACCGAGATGAGGCCTCCCAAACAGCTTATTCCAAAACAGCTGCTCTTGTTTCCCCGGGGCCTGTCACCATTTCGTGGTCACATGACAGTGGCCCAAGTGTGGCGCTTTCTGCTTCTGTGGGTTTTAGTCCTAAAGCCCCCACCTGGGGAAGCCAGACTGAG ggcTCTAAAACGGCATCAGGTTTTCGTTTGCCCCAGACCGGGCCCACAGCTTCTGTATTTGGAGATGTTACCTCTCAGACCAACGGAGCTCCTACCACTACCACAACCTCCCAGGACACTCCCAGGCCCTTTGGCTTCGGCTTTGGTGGAGCAAAAAGTGAAACTCAAACCCAGAAAGACCAAAACTTGTTTTTCCAGTGCATGACCCAGAATTCGGGTTCCAGCACAAGCCTAGCTGCTGGTCAGACCCAGTCCAAGGACACCAATTACTTCACCACAGTGTCTGAGAGCCTGAGTAAAGAGCCCCCAAGCCTTTTCAAATCTGCAACCTCCACTGAAGGGCTGAAAAAGCCCGAGCAGCCCAAAGTGCCTGAGACCCATTCAACTGGAAATGGTGTGCTCAACAAATCGTCATCGGCCTTCCAGGGCATGGGTGGTTCTGCAGGAGGAAGAGGCTCTGGTCTAAGTATTGGTGGTCTTGCTGCAGCCTCTGGAGCTCAAAGCACTTCTAAGAAGAGCAGTAATAATGGGACTTCTGTTGGGGGCTTAGGGCCGTTTGGTTTTAATACTTCAGATAGCCACCAGAACCTTTTTCTGCAGGCCTCCTCCAAAGAGCCCGCTAATCCATTTCTAGCCTATGGGGACAAAACCTCACACACCTCCTTTGCTGGCCTCAGTGGGGCTGAGCCACAGACCCTTGGTCCTGCCACGGACAGCAAGCCAAACCTGTTCACCATGGCAGAGGCACCGAAGGGGATTCTATCTTCCCCTTTCCCAGCAACAGCTGCTTCACCcagctcttcctcctctccagcACAAACCTCATCACAGAAGTCACAGAGTGAGGGGACTGTGACAAAAGAGGAGCAAGATGTTGGGGAGAGGCCTACATCCACCTCAGGCTGTTCAATGTTTGGAAGCACTGGCCACGGTGGAATGGAGGAAGtccctctgtcctttgaccaGAACCAGTCTCAGAAGTTTTCCCTGGAGGAAAGAGGCCAATCGTCCAAACGTGACTCTGACTCTAGCAGCAACAGTGACCTGTCAGACCTGAGTGAGAATGAGGAGGGCCCAGAGAAAGGCCAGATCCCAGGAGGACCACCACTCCCTGCCAAGGAGGCGGCCATGTTGCAGAAAGCAAAAGTCCAAGGGGCTGCTAAGAGCCGTCCACGTAACAAGCCTTTCAAAG TGGGTCAGTCTGTACTAAAAGACCAGAGCAAAGTGCGTCGTCTGAAGCAGTCTGGTGAGTCCTTTCTCCAGGACGGCTCCTGCATCAACGTGGCCCCTCACTTGCACAAGTGCCGTGAGTGCCGTCTGGAACGCTACCGTAAATATCGTACTGCAGATGAAGACAGCGATAATGACGACGACCCTAATGTGTCTTGTCGGTTCTTCCACTTCAGAAG GTTGGCTTTCACTCGTAAGGGTGTACTGCGTGTAGAAGGCTTCCTGAGCCCTCAGCAGAGCGATGCCATGGCCATGGGTCTGTGGTTACCTGCACCAGCTGTCCAAGAGGGCCTTGACCTCGACACATCTAAGTACATCCTGGCCAATGTGGGAGACCAGTTCTGTCAGTTGGTCATGTCTGAGAAGGAGGCCATGATGATGGTGGAGCCTCACC AGAAAGTGGCTTGGAAACGTGCCGTACGAGGTGTCAGAGAAATGTGTGACGTGTGTGAGACCACTCTGTTCAACATCCACTGGGTGTGTCGCAAGTGTGGCTTTGGAGTGTGTCTGGACTGCTATCGGCTGCGCAGAAACAGGCCAAGGGAAG ATGTAGATGAAGGTCCGGAGGATGAGGTTTTCGCTTGGTTAAAGTGTGCTAAAGGACAACCTCATGAGCCACAGAACCTTATGCCTACACAGATTATACCTGGGACAG CTCTTTACAACATAGGTGACATGGTGCATTCAGCGAGAGGCAAGTGGGGTATTAAGGCCAATTGTCCTTGTACCAGTCGACACACCAAGCCTCTTGTACGCCCCAGTGCCCCCAATGGGATTTCACAG CCGTCTACAACCAGCAGTAGTGGCATCCTCGCAGCTGCAACACCTGGTGTAAGCAACACCCCTAAATCAGAGGGAGAAGCATCAGCGATCAAAACAGAAACTACGCAAACAGCAGCACCATCAGACAGTGGGGGAGGAGAAAGCGTGGGCAGCACCAGTAACTCCACCAGTGGTACGTCATCCCCCTGTAACCTCCCCCAGTCCTCGGCCAAGGAGTCACGCTCATCAGGAGAGGGCAACAGCTCTGCTCTGCACTGGCTGGCAGACTTGGCCACACAGAAAGCCAAGGATGACACCAAGG TTCCAGAATCCGGTTCACTTCGCTCCATGATGAGTCGAGACAGCCGGCCTCCCTTTGGCCTGGACTCACTCAGTGCCCTGTCAAAGCCTTCTGCTTCCAGTCCTAAGCTATTTAACAGTCTGTTACTGGGCTCCAGCATGGCCCAGTCCAAACCTGAGGGGTCCAGTCTCCGGGACCTGCTCAACTCCGGACCTGGAAAACTCCCCCAGGGGCCCGGAGAGAGCGGGGTGCCATTCCCTTCTGTCTTTACCTCAGCAGGC AGTGACAAACTGAAGAGCAGCCTTCCGAACTTCCTGGATCACATCATCGCCTCGGTTGTAGAGACCAAGAAGGCAGAAGGTCGCCGGACCGGGGCCTCTGAGAGCGGCGAGCTCGGTGTGTTGGGGAGCCGCAAAGACGGAGTAATGGGTCTCAGTGTTTTGGAACCACATACCTCACACTCCTGGCTCTGTGATGGACGACTCCTCTGCCTACAGGATCCGAGCAACGGCAACAACTGGAAGATCTTCAGAGAGTGCTGGAAGCAGGGACAA CCCGTGTTGGTGTCAGGGATACATAAAACCCTAAATGGTGATTTGTGGCGGCCTGATGCCTTCAGTAGGGAGTTTGGAGACCAAGATGTTGACCTGGTCAACTGTAGAAACTGTGCGATCATCTCTGATGTGAAGGTGCGAGAATTCTGGGACGGCTTTGAGATCATCTCCA AGCGACTGCAAGATAGTGACGGCCAGCCCATGGTGTTAAAATTAAAGGATTGGCCTCCTGGTGAAGACTTCAGGGACATGATGCCCACACG GTTTGACGATCTGATGGATAAGCTTCCCTTGCCTGAGTACACAAAGAGAGATGGTCGATTAAACCTAGCCGCCCGGCTACCCAACTTTTTTGTGCGTCCTGACCTTGGACCTAAGATGTACAACGCCTATG GCCTGACCTCATCTGAGGACAGGAAGGTGGGAACCACTAATCTCCATCTGGATGTGTCTGATGCTGTCAACGTCATGGTCTATGTTGGCATCCCTCAAATAGAGGGAGACCCGGAGCAAG AGGTCATGACCACCATTGAGGAGGGAGATGTGGATGAAATGACAAAGAGGAGGGTGTACGAGGGAAAGGAGAAACCTGGAGCTCTCTGGCACATCTATGCCGCCAAGGACGCAGAGAAGATCAGAGAGCTGCTCCGCAAG GTGGGAGAGGAGCAGGGTCAAGAGAACCCTCCAGACCACGACCCTATTCATGACCAGAGCTGGTACCTGGACCAGGCGCTCCGTCGCAGGCTCTATGAAGAATATGGCGTCCAGGGTTGGGCGATTGTACAGTTCTTAGGAGATGCCGTATTTATCCCTGCTGGAGCTCCACACCAG gtgCACAACCTGTACAGCTGCATCAAGGCAGCAGAGGACTTTGTGTCTCCTGAGCATGTTAAACACTGTTTCAGACTGACCCAGGAGTTCAGACATCTGTCCACTACTCATACAAACCATGAAGACAAGCTACAG gTGAAGAACATCATCTATCACGCAGTGAAGGACGCTGTTGGGACACTGAAGGCTCATGAACCTAAATTAGCACGCCCTTAG